In a genomic window of Gammaproteobacteria bacterium:
- a CDS encoding YajQ family cyclic di-GMP-binding protein has product MPSFDVVSEVNAHELSNSVDQTQREIANRFDFKGTSAAIEQKDNTITIVGESDFQLDQIISVLHNKMAKRGLDISSLEPGKIETAGTSVKREVVVRQGIDKELAKKITKLVKESKVKVQAAIQGEQVRVTGKNRDDLQQIIALLRESNLGIPLQYVNFRD; this is encoded by the coding sequence TTGCCTTCCTTTGATGTAGTGTCCGAAGTCAATGCACATGAGTTAAGTAACTCTGTCGATCAGACCCAAAGAGAAATAGCCAATCGATTCGACTTCAAAGGTACTAGCGCAGCGATCGAACAAAAAGACAATACTATTACCATAGTTGGTGAGTCAGACTTTCAGCTCGACCAAATCATTAGCGTCCTACATAACAAAATGGCCAAACGCGGTCTTGATATCAGCAGCCTGGAACCAGGCAAGATAGAGACTGCAGGTACTAGCGTCAAACGAGAAGTCGTTGTTCGCCAGGGTATCGACAAAGAATTGGCCAAAAAAATCACCAAGCTCGTCAAAGAATCAAAAGTAAAGGTACAGGCTGCGATTCAGGGAGAACAGGTGCGCGTCACTGGAAAAAATCGTGATGATCTGCAACAGATCATTGCATTATTGCGCGAATCCAATCTTGGCATACCGTTGCAATATGTAAACTTCAGAGATTGA
- a CDS encoding PLP-dependent aminotransferase family protein: MSTRYEQMADALAQHIDQGVFEAGERLPGVRKLAQQFGVSVSTAVQAQQVLESRGYIEARPRSGFFVRVQSWQTPSPPLLPKPSKRPTIITGQNLAMKLSQVTHQTGIVQLGAAVPNAQFLPTRAVNQSFIKVAKQYPQCDARYMFPPGSLELRRQISRRMTYAGCQIAPDELVITSGCQEALMLCLRAVSKPGDIVAIESPSFYGLLQVIESLGLKALEIPTDPQSGISLSALQLAIEQWPLKACIVVSNFSNPLGHCLSDESKKQLVQLLSKHTIPLIEDDVYGDLAFDQSRPLAAKHYDNYGDVLYCASFSKTISPGLRVGWIAPGRFQEQIEYQKYISSLASPGLPQLALADFLSRGGYDKHLRQVRQRYAQLVQQFSRAIIEFFPEGTRLTQPAGGFVLWVELPGECDSVVLYQQAMEHGVSIAPGIIFSAKQKYRNFIRLNCAQPWNRDTELAVLLLGKLANKLAK; this comes from the coding sequence ATGTCGACACGCTATGAACAAATGGCCGATGCCCTGGCCCAGCATATTGACCAGGGCGTTTTTGAAGCGGGAGAACGCCTGCCAGGCGTACGCAAGCTCGCGCAGCAATTTGGTGTAAGCGTTTCCACCGCTGTCCAAGCACAACAAGTCCTGGAAAGCCGTGGTTATATTGAGGCACGTCCTCGCTCTGGTTTCTTTGTTCGCGTTCAAAGCTGGCAGACACCGAGTCCACCGCTACTGCCCAAACCCTCTAAACGCCCGACTATCATCACCGGACAAAACCTGGCGATGAAACTCAGTCAGGTCACCCATCAAACAGGAATCGTGCAATTAGGCGCGGCGGTACCAAACGCGCAATTTCTACCCACGCGCGCAGTCAATCAGTCATTCATCAAAGTAGCCAAACAATATCCCCAGTGCGATGCGCGCTATATGTTTCCCCCGGGCAGCCTTGAACTACGTCGACAAATCTCGCGACGCATGACTTACGCAGGCTGCCAAATCGCGCCGGATGAACTCGTCATCACCAGCGGTTGCCAGGAAGCCTTGATGCTGTGTTTGAGAGCCGTAAGCAAACCGGGGGATATCGTGGCAATCGAGTCCCCGAGTTTTTATGGTTTGCTCCAGGTTATCGAATCACTAGGACTCAAGGCATTGGAAATTCCGACAGACCCACAAAGCGGCATTAGTCTGTCTGCATTACAATTGGCGATAGAACAGTGGCCGCTAAAGGCATGTATTGTTGTTAGCAACTTCAGCAATCCGCTTGGGCACTGTCTGTCGGATGAAAGCAAGAAACAACTGGTACAGCTTTTATCCAAACATACAATTCCGCTGATAGAAGACGATGTCTACGGCGACCTGGCATTTGACCAGTCTCGCCCCCTGGCAGCAAAACACTACGACAACTATGGCGACGTTTTATATTGTGCTTCTTTTTCAAAGACGATTTCACCCGGCTTGCGCGTGGGCTGGATTGCGCCTGGTCGATTTCAGGAACAAATCGAATACCAGAAATATATTTCCAGTCTCGCCTCTCCTGGATTACCGCAACTGGCCCTGGCCGATTTTCTTTCGCGAGGTGGATATGACAAACATCTGCGTCAGGTACGCCAACGTTATGCGCAACTGGTACAACAGTTTTCCCGTGCGATTATCGAATTTTTTCCTGAGGGGACGCGTTTGACTCAACCCGCTGGCGGATTTGTGTTGTGGGTAGAACTTCCCGGTGAGTGCGACTCGGTCGTTCTCTACCAGCAGGCCATGGAGCATGGTGTTAGTATTGCGCCGGGTATTATCTTTTCGGCCAAACAGAAATATCGTAACTTTATTCGTTTGAATTGCGCACAGCCATGGAATCGCGATACGGAACTGGCGGTTTTGTTGCTGGGGAAACTTGCAAATAAACTGGCGAAGTGA
- a CDS encoding hemolysin III family protein — MDTIPIPGFSEPFSSITHLLAAGLSFVGFFFLAYKGWGNRVRLFAISVYSFSLVFLFSMSGVYHLLEPGFTPHAVLQQLDHAAIWTLIAGTFTPLHMILFRGSWRWGVLMLIWTIAITGLVLEAVFFEEVSAWMSLSFYLGLGWFGVLTSYHFRRTFGDRSIRYLWLGGACYSAGGLLDFLGWPVLVKGVIGGHDIFHIFVIAGAFYHWLFVYKWAHYPTRNHVNFEVSVFPDGTHVAHAVGENIHIEAKSIVQLKKQIRERVNEIFHPDMRPESIRLKFTSEEYL, encoded by the coding sequence TTGGATACGATTCCTATTCCGGGATTTAGTGAACCGTTTAGCAGTATCACGCATCTGCTTGCCGCCGGCTTGTCCTTTGTGGGTTTTTTCTTTCTCGCCTATAAGGGGTGGGGTAACCGGGTCCGTCTGTTTGCGATCTCGGTCTATTCTTTTTCCCTGGTATTTCTGTTTTCCATGAGTGGTGTCTACCATTTATTGGAACCGGGTTTTACGCCTCACGCGGTGCTTCAACAATTGGATCATGCGGCGATCTGGACATTGATAGCGGGAACGTTTACACCGCTACACATGATTCTTTTTCGAGGTAGTTGGCGCTGGGGAGTGTTAATGCTCATATGGACTATCGCGATAACTGGCCTGGTATTGGAAGCGGTATTTTTCGAAGAAGTGTCCGCATGGATGAGCTTGAGTTTTTATCTCGGTTTGGGCTGGTTCGGCGTGCTTACCAGTTACCATTTTCGTCGTACCTTTGGTGATCGTAGCATTCGCTATTTGTGGTTAGGCGGCGCCTGTTATTCCGCCGGTGGATTACTCGATTTTCTCGGCTGGCCGGTGCTGGTCAAAGGAGTCATTGGCGGTCACGATATTTTCCACATCTTTGTCATCGCTGGCGCCTTTTATCATTGGTTGTTTGTATATAAATGGGCGCACTATCCGACGCGCAATCATGTCAATTTCGAGGTTAGTGTTTTCCCTGATGGTACGCATGTGGCCCATGCCGTAGGTGAAAACATTCACATCGAAGCCAAATCAATAGTGCAACTGAAAAAACAGATACGTGAGCGCGTAAATGAAATCTTCCACCCGGATATGCGTCCGGAATCCATACGATTGAAGTTTACCAGTGAAGAGTATTTGTAG
- a CDS encoding PhzF family phenazine biosynthesis protein yields MSSIFQVNAFTHGRFSGNPAAVVLLREQAEPVWMQKLAQQMNLSETAFVTVPAKGTEVFDLCWFTPETEVDLCGHATLASASVLWSEGVVPDGQTIRFQTRSGVLLARNFENEIVLTFPTDPIQSIDDFPGLEDALGCAPIFVGKGKDDLVVVVDSAETVRGLQPDFVRLAALPIRGVAVSAVSDTPEYDFISRFFAPAVGIDEDPATGSVHCALVDYWSKHLQKDSLVAFQASARGARLSLHELNNAIEIGGKAGLGFQR; encoded by the coding sequence ATGTCTTCAATCTTTCAGGTAAACGCATTTACCCATGGCCGGTTTAGCGGGAATCCCGCTGCGGTTGTGTTGTTGCGTGAGCAAGCCGAACCTGTGTGGATGCAGAAGTTGGCGCAGCAGATGAATTTGTCGGAAACCGCGTTTGTCACGGTGCCTGCGAAAGGGACGGAGGTGTTTGACTTGTGTTGGTTCACTCCCGAGACAGAAGTGGATTTGTGCGGCCATGCAACCCTGGCCAGTGCCAGTGTGTTGTGGTCGGAAGGCGTCGTTCCTGACGGGCAAACTATCCGCTTTCAAACCCGTAGCGGTGTATTGCTCGCCCGTAATTTCGAAAACGAGATTGTGCTGACTTTTCCGACTGACCCGATTCAATCTATCGACGATTTCCCAGGACTGGAAGACGCCCTCGGTTGTGCGCCGATATTTGTCGGCAAGGGCAAAGACGATTTGGTTGTGGTTGTCGATAGCGCGGAAACAGTGCGTGGTCTCCAGCCCGATTTTGTGCGTCTGGCAGCATTGCCAATCCGTGGTGTGGCGGTAAGCGCTGTGAGTGATACACCGGAATACGATTTTATCTCGCGTTTTTTTGCCCCGGCGGTTGGAATTGATGAAGACCCTGCCACAGGTTCGGTTCACTGCGCCCTAGTTGATTACTGGAGTAAGCATTTGCAAAAAGATTCGCTCGTCGCCTTTCAGGCATCAGCGCGAGGGGCACGACTGTCACTGCATGAGTTAAATAACGCCATTGAAATCGGTGGCAAAGCAGGATTGGGGTTTCAAAGGTGA
- a CDS encoding AarF/UbiB family protein, whose product MLKETLSAARDLGRLHEIATILIRWGFGDVVNRLGVARILERAGKVLHWKDMQTIRELTPPQRLRHAMEELGPTFIKLGQVLSTRMDLFAPEWIEAFEAMQDDVPALPYDSVVSHMQQALGDDPEKIFRSIEKEAIAAASIAQVYRAVTHDGDNVIVKLRRPNIVERVDKDLRLLQRLAEIAANNIDEIKRFQPLDIVHQFGQSLRRELNLETECRFAERISANLSDEKHIVIPRVYWQWTSETLNVQEYIDGVRGTNQGRLDELAYNKKLIAKYGADAVLKMVIRDGLFHADPHLGNMICLPDQRIALIDFGMVGRLSDQRREEVTDLLFALVKKDPQGVLEVVLLWNPDTSINETRLFADIDDFLDTYHGLDLKELRFTDLLTDLVRIIRTNELRMPPDLTLLIKAFITLEGVGKRLDPDFNIVSEATPFITQIIHRRYRPDVVAKKGFEQTAQFIENVADLPKEAKDLLRSIKRGGLQLNIDMTRLDHFGHQVDRAASRLTIGIVIAALIIGTSIVTATQPETTVLGLPVWGIIGFITAALGGVWLLISIWRGSRD is encoded by the coding sequence ATGTTGAAGGAAACGCTGAGCGCGGCACGTGACTTGGGACGATTACATGAAATCGCCACCATACTCATTCGTTGGGGCTTTGGCGATGTGGTCAATCGTCTCGGCGTGGCGCGCATACTCGAACGAGCGGGCAAAGTACTGCATTGGAAAGACATGCAGACTATACGCGAGTTAACCCCGCCACAGCGTTTGCGTCATGCCATGGAAGAGTTGGGACCGACCTTCATCAAACTTGGCCAGGTCCTCTCGACTCGCATGGATTTGTTTGCACCGGAGTGGATCGAGGCGTTTGAAGCCATGCAGGATGATGTGCCTGCATTGCCGTATGACTCGGTCGTTTCCCATATGCAACAGGCCTTGGGAGATGATCCAGAAAAGATATTCCGTTCTATAGAAAAAGAGGCGATTGCAGCTGCCTCTATTGCGCAAGTCTATCGCGCCGTCACCCATGACGGTGACAATGTCATCGTAAAGCTGCGCCGACCAAATATCGTCGAGCGCGTCGATAAGGACCTTCGCCTACTCCAACGTCTCGCCGAAATTGCCGCCAACAATATTGACGAGATCAAACGATTTCAGCCGTTGGATATCGTGCATCAGTTTGGTCAGTCGCTCAGGCGCGAACTCAATCTGGAAACCGAGTGTCGCTTCGCCGAAAGAATCTCGGCTAATCTGAGCGACGAAAAACATATCGTCATCCCTCGTGTCTACTGGCAGTGGACGAGTGAGACGCTGAATGTACAGGAATACATAGACGGTGTGCGCGGCACCAATCAGGGCAGACTGGATGAACTGGCATACAACAAAAAGTTGATCGCCAAGTATGGCGCCGATGCGGTGTTAAAAATGGTGATACGTGATGGTCTGTTTCACGCCGATCCACATTTAGGCAATATGATTTGTCTGCCCGATCAGCGCATCGCCTTGATCGACTTCGGCATGGTCGGGCGTCTAAGCGACCAGCGTCGTGAAGAAGTCACCGATCTACTTTTTGCATTGGTAAAAAAAGACCCACAAGGTGTCTTGGAGGTGGTGCTACTTTGGAATCCGGATACCAGCATCAACGAAACACGGCTTTTTGCTGATATCGATGATTTTCTCGATACCTATCATGGCCTGGATCTCAAAGAACTGCGCTTTACGGATTTATTGACTGATCTGGTGCGCATTATTCGCACCAATGAATTGCGTATGCCGCCTGATCTAACCTTACTCATTAAAGCGTTTATAACGCTTGAGGGCGTTGGAAAACGTCTCGATCCGGATTTCAATATCGTTAGTGAGGCAACGCCGTTTATTACACAAATTATTCACCGACGTTATCGCCCAGATGTGGTAGCAAAAAAAGGGTTTGAACAAACGGCGCAGTTCATTGAAAATGTCGCTGATCTGCCGAAAGAAGCAAAGGATTTGTTACGCTCGATCAAGCGTGGCGGATTGCAACTCAATATCGATATGACACGGCTCGACCACTTCGGACATCAAGTTGATCGTGCGGCGAGTCGATTGACTATTGGTATCGTCATTGCGGCATTGATAATAGGAACTTCTATTGTTACTGCAACTCAGCCGGAAACAACAGTTTTGGGCTTGCCCGTCTGGGGCATTATTGGTTTTATCACGGCGGCGCTCGGAGGCGTCTGGTTACTGATCTCTATCTGGCGCGGAAGCCGGGATTGA
- a CDS encoding thioredoxin family protein, with translation MTSSKIIKLGDYHKGYKPLDQFTFHHILSEAPGTSVILFWKKSCSSCAYWRKLLLEFQQQNRNIRLFDVDVELDPGLAEEHEIFHLPAIYVYRDGDYYGEVQCEAHLGNLQECLNRALSQPPQEMP, from the coding sequence ATGACTTCTTCAAAAATTATTAAACTTGGTGATTATCACAAGGGCTACAAGCCTCTTGATCAATTCACCTTCCATCACATCCTAAGCGAGGCGCCAGGAACTAGCGTGATATTGTTCTGGAAGAAGAGCTGTAGCTCTTGTGCCTACTGGCGTAAATTGCTACTCGAATTCCAACAACAAAATCGCAACATTCGCCTGTTCGATGTTGATGTCGAACTAGACCCAGGCTTGGCGGAAGAACACGAGATATTCCATCTTCCGGCCATCTATGTTTACCGAGATGGGGACTATTATGGTGAGGTCCAGTGCGAGGCCCACCTGGGTAATTTGCAGGAATGTCTGAATCGTGCATTGTCGCAACCGCCTCAGGAGATGCCCTGA
- a CDS encoding lipoate--protein ligase family protein: protein MKIRFIDFGYVSSLRSQAIYHGLAEAMAPDDEPILCLANPNEPYMCVGMHQDIRLEIDEAYCQRNHLPVLRRQIGGGTVYLDRHQLFYQFIYPRNKAPTRPVDIYPIFIEPVVNTYRNFGVNARFEPVNDIQVGQRKIGGTGGATINNAIVMAGSFMFDFDSTIMSDAVKNPSRQFRSSLKLFLDEYISTLKKELDNPPTRDELINRFLLEVEQCLNLTVRIDKPTARELEFITQSEKELSDPEWLYESGRRLVPSGIKISAQRYLTETSFKTDFGQLSVLLLEQDMRIVALSIFDTDSDGIENKKQTETLNSLCQQLIGSPLEKEALLNMLQEITFSFELQGDRICAEDLCNAILSGTQHPRN from the coding sequence ATGAAAATACGTTTTATCGACTTTGGATACGTCTCGTCACTCCGTTCACAGGCGATTTATCATGGACTTGCGGAGGCGATGGCTCCAGACGATGAACCCATATTATGTCTGGCCAACCCAAATGAACCCTATATGTGCGTAGGTATGCACCAGGATATCAGACTGGAGATCGACGAGGCCTATTGCCAGCGTAACCACTTGCCGGTTCTTCGGCGACAGATAGGTGGGGGTACGGTTTATCTGGATCGACACCAGTTGTTTTACCAATTTATTTATCCTCGCAACAAAGCGCCGACGCGTCCCGTCGATATCTACCCTATATTCATCGAGCCGGTAGTGAATACTTACCGCAATTTCGGTGTTAATGCGCGCTTTGAGCCTGTCAATGATATTCAGGTCGGTCAGCGAAAAATTGGTGGTACAGGCGGCGCCACCATCAATAATGCCATTGTAATGGCCGGTAGTTTCATGTTTGATTTTGACTCTACAATAATGAGTGACGCAGTAAAAAACCCCTCACGGCAATTTCGCTCGAGCCTGAAACTGTTTCTCGACGAATACATAAGCACGCTAAAAAAGGAACTCGACAATCCACCCACGCGGGACGAACTGATCAACAGATTTTTGCTGGAGGTTGAGCAGTGCTTGAATCTTACGGTTCGAATCGATAAACCAACGGCTAGGGAACTCGAATTCATTACACAATCCGAGAAGGAGCTATCTGATCCGGAATGGTTATACGAATCCGGACGACGACTGGTTCCATCGGGAATCAAGATTTCGGCGCAACGCTATCTTACCGAAACTTCATTTAAAACCGACTTTGGACAACTATCGGTATTGTTGTTAGAACAAGATATGAGAATCGTCGCACTGTCAATCTTCGATACGGACAGCGATGGAATTGAGAACAAAAAACAGACCGAAACGCTGAATTCATTATGTCAGCAATTGATCGGCTCCCCATTGGAAAAAGAAGCCTTACTCAATATGCTGCAAGAGATTACCTTTTCGTTTGAATTACAGGGTGACAGAATATGTGCCGAGGACTTGTGTAACGCGATACTATCTGGCACCCAACATCCACGGAACTAA
- the ilvE gene encoding branched-chain-amino-acid transaminase, with protein sequence MSNSVLPLCWIESEIVPASEAKIGVLDHGLLYGDGVFEGIRFYNKKLFYWPAHLRRLRDSANAICLELPLNDAELETLLLDLIEAYAGDSGYIRLVVTRGIGSLGISPVSCKRPGLFAIVDQLSMITTEQRSQGIRVITASTRRLPLDGLSPQIKSLNYLNHILARIEAQNANAQEAIVLNAQGKVTEGTTDNVFIVRDGVLLTPPVNDGALAGITRQIIMELAAEMQIENREQSMSTYDIYTADECFLTGTGAELIPVREVDGRSIRHCPGPVFQQMSEAFNTLIAKSV encoded by the coding sequence ATGTCTAATAGCGTATTGCCACTGTGTTGGATAGAAAGCGAAATCGTGCCTGCATCCGAAGCAAAAATCGGTGTTCTCGATCACGGCTTGTTATATGGTGATGGCGTATTTGAAGGAATCCGTTTTTATAACAAGAAACTCTTTTATTGGCCGGCGCATTTGCGTCGCTTGCGTGATTCAGCGAATGCAATCTGTCTTGAGTTGCCGTTGAATGATGCCGAGTTGGAAACCTTGCTGTTGGACCTGATTGAGGCCTATGCTGGAGACAGCGGTTATATTCGTCTGGTGGTCACAAGAGGAATTGGCTCGCTAGGCATCTCACCAGTGTCTTGTAAACGCCCAGGCTTGTTCGCCATCGTAGATCAACTGAGCATGATTACAACGGAACAACGTAGCCAAGGTATACGTGTGATTACTGCCTCGACGCGTCGTCTACCCCTGGATGGTTTGAGTCCGCAAATCAAAAGCCTCAATTATTTGAATCACATTCTTGCCAGGATAGAGGCGCAGAATGCCAATGCTCAAGAGGCTATTGTTTTGAATGCCCAGGGTAAGGTAACCGAAGGAACAACAGACAATGTATTTATCGTTCGTGACGGTGTGTTATTAACGCCGCCTGTTAACGATGGTGCGTTGGCTGGTATCACGCGGCAGATCATTATGGAACTGGCCGCCGAGATGCAGATCGAAAATCGCGAACAGAGTATGTCTACTTATGATATCTATACTGCCGACGAATGCTTTCTGACAGGAACCGGTGCGGAACTCATCCCGGTTAGGGAAGTGGACGGACGAAGCATAAGACACTGTCCAGGACCGGTGTTTCAACAAATGTCCGAGGCTTTTAATACACTGATTGCGAAGAGTGTCTAA
- a CDS encoding PEP-CTERM sorting domain-containing protein, with protein sequence MKVISFIVFLLLVPFTASATVMSFTDTHDPDPDIWFSAGSNYNYSHDINDSGFTSSTDEILSILLEIDVVDDGDYDYDTYTSYTYTTWCGRHSIFGSYHCHYATGSYISSYGQPEYLTVSADGTVFGSAEIDYNPLGFTIDPSDMQLDGILDLNLTVTSGDLIFRASNLLVEVNRTEDAMVTAAAVPVPAPATVALLGLGLLGLFVSRRRV encoded by the coding sequence ATGAAAGTTATTAGTTTTATTGTTTTTCTATTGTTGGTTCCGTTTACGGCTTCGGCAACGGTAATGAGTTTTACGGACACCCATGATCCGGATCCGGACATATGGTTTTCAGCGGGATCAAACTACAACTATTCTCATGACATCAATGATTCCGGTTTCACTTCGTCCACCGATGAAATCTTGTCCATTTTGTTAGAGATTGATGTGGTAGATGACGGTGACTACGATTACGATACGTATACTTCCTATACCTATACAACTTGGTGCGGTAGGCATAGTATTTTTGGTAGCTACCACTGTCACTATGCAACTGGAAGTTACATTTCGAGTTATGGGCAACCAGAGTATTTAACTGTAAGTGCAGACGGTACTGTTTTTGGCAGCGCAGAGATCGATTACAATCCTTTAGGATTTACAATTGACCCGAGTGATATGCAATTAGATGGAATTTTAGATTTGAATCTTACCGTTACGTCTGGTGACCTGATATTCCGTGCTTCAAACCTTCTGGTTGAAGTAAATCGAACTGAAGACGCTATGGTTACTGCGGCTGCTGTGCCTGTACCCGCGCCTGCAACTGTTGCACTGTTGGGTTTAGGTTTGTTGGGACTGTTTGTTTCGCGCAGAAGAGTTTAA
- a CDS encoding TIM44-like domain-containing protein: MRFIVAALIVMVVGLGAGMDNAEAKRLGGGLSFGGKKSFNQPFKRQAPATPAKKATDNGAGAGAATAAGAAGAGRAGLMGALGGLAMGGLLGALFFGGAFENINFLDILIFGLIAFVLFKLLAGRRRSMEPQPAGGAPLPDADWGQKAERTTQQRQATTSPGFDTDLMFKDKQNTTAPQEIPQNFIGSNTVLPKDINSQEFLDGAKRAFSMLQEAWDSGELADIRGLTTDQVFGEIQDQFMQRSGENRTEILEATAEIVAFEETDSEQQIAVLFNVNMRELDAFSGMDAEAHWVQEVWHFVKQKNSFAPTWFLDGIQQVEA, translated from the coding sequence ATGCGATTTATTGTAGCGGCGTTAATTGTAATGGTTGTTGGTCTGGGTGCTGGAATGGATAACGCCGAGGCGAAGCGCCTTGGAGGCGGTTTATCCTTTGGCGGTAAAAAGTCATTTAACCAGCCTTTTAAACGGCAGGCCCCGGCTACGCCAGCCAAGAAAGCGACGGATAACGGTGCTGGTGCCGGTGCAGCGACTGCCGCAGGTGCAGCGGGTGCGGGCCGAGCAGGGTTAATGGGTGCTCTGGGTGGTCTTGCCATGGGCGGTTTATTGGGTGCGCTATTTTTTGGCGGTGCCTTCGAGAACATCAATTTTCTCGACATTCTCATATTTGGCTTGATTGCCTTTGTATTGTTCAAACTACTGGCTGGGCGTCGTCGTAGCATGGAGCCTCAGCCTGCAGGTGGGGCACCACTACCAGATGCTGACTGGGGTCAAAAGGCTGAACGAACAACTCAGCAGCGTCAGGCGACGACGTCCCCGGGTTTTGACACTGATCTGATGTTCAAAGACAAGCAAAACACCACCGCGCCACAGGAAATTCCCCAAAACTTTATTGGTAGCAATACGGTCTTACCTAAAGACATCAATAGTCAGGAATTCCTTGATGGTGCAAAGCGCGCCTTCTCTATGCTGCAGGAAGCCTGGGATAGCGGCGAACTTGCGGATATACGTGGTTTGACCACGGATCAGGTATTCGGTGAGATACAGGATCAATTTATGCAGCGCTCCGGAGAGAATCGGACTGAGATATTGGAAGCGACAGCGGAGATTGTCGCCTTCGAGGAGACCGATAGCGAACAGCAGATCGCCGTGCTTTTCAACGTGAATATGCGCGAACTGGATGCCTTCAGTGGTATGGACGCGGAGGCGCATTGGGTGCAGGAAGTTTGGCACTTTGTGAAACAAAAGAACAGTTTTGCACCAACCTGGTTTCTCGATGGTATACAGCAGGTGGAAGCGTAA